In Vidua chalybeata isolate OUT-0048 chromosome 5, bVidCha1 merged haplotype, whole genome shotgun sequence, one genomic interval encodes:
- the ZNF800 gene encoding zinc finger protein 800 isoform X4: protein MPLRDKCCQTDHHHHGCCDPVHLLEPGDPPLLQQPLQTSKSGIQQIIECFRSGTKQLKHILLRDVDTIFECKLCRSLFRGLPNLITHKKFYCPPSLQMDDNLPDTKDKQSQAINDLLEAIYPRVDKQEYIITLEPIETNQNAVFQYVSRMDSPDENTESSHIPDHAPVQIQEPSTEQPKTVSAPAPIPAGDTVELPPADPVTNKVISTPEEQPPAVNPDLDSLDNSDYGHQLICCLCRKEFHSRRSVRRHIRKVHKKKMEELKKYIETKKKPNQCSAKGRNKNVLVTLGRSCPVCYKSFATKANVRRHFDEVHRGLRRDSITPDIATKPGQPLFLDTVSAKKSFKTRKQKSSSKAEYNLSACKCLLCKRKYSSQIMLKRHMQIVHKITLSGKNSKREKGPNNTTNGTEMKVELAASVEPSPPSIALSPQNELKGTNHSNEKKNTSSAQKNKVKQDPENPKSTTKSTTKSTCKSTTKSAPKSTNTAAAGGQQKTRKPKLSAGFDFKQLYCKLCKRQFTSKQNLTKHIELHTDGNNIYVKYYRCPLCSYETRRKRDVIRHITVVHKKSPRYLGKITASLEIRAIKKPIDLVLNKVTKRGSQKDETKQIGSKQDVTSNSPSKKYERADVGIEVKVTKNFSLHRCSKCGKAFARKAFLEHHKKTHKANISHSPEESKTKGRSTRSKAVV, encoded by the exons gAACGAAACAACTTAAACATATCTTGTTAAGAGATGTGGACACCATTTTTGAGTGTAAATTGTGCCGGAGTCTCTTCAGAGGATTACCAAATTTAATTACTCATAAAAAGTTTTATTGTCCTCCAAGTCTTCAGATGGATGATA ACCTCCCAGATACAAAAGACAAGCAGAGTCAAGCCATAAATGACCTTCTTGAAGCAATCTATCCAAGGGTAGATAAGCAAGAATATATCATTACATTGGAGCCTATAGAAACTAATCAAAATGCTGTATTTCAATATGTGTCAAGGATGGATAGCCCAGATGAGAACACAGAAAGTAGCCATATCCCCGATCACGCTCCAGTACAGATCCAGGAACCCAGCACTGAGCAACCCAAGACTGTTTCAGCTCCAGCCCCAATCCCAGCTGGGGATACCGTAGAATTACCTCCTGCTGATCCTGTTACAAACAAGGTGATATCTACTCCTGAAGAACAGCCACCTGCAGTAAATCCTGACTTGGACTCTCTGGATAATTCTGATTATGGCCACCAGTTGATTTGTTGCCTCTGTAGGAAGGAATTTCATTCAAGACGCAGTGTACGCCGGCACATTCGAAaagtacacaaaaaaaagatggaagaacTAAAGAAGTAtatagaaacaaaaaagaaaccaaaccagtGCTCTGCAAAAGGACGAAATAAGAACGTTCTCGTCACATTAGGTAGAAGTTGTCCTGTGTGTTATAAATCATTTGCCACAAAAGCCAATGTAAGGAGGCATTTTGATGAAGTTCATAGAGGATTAAGAAGGGATTCCATTACTCCTGATATAGCTACAAAGCCTGGGCAACCTTTGTTCTTGGATACAGTTTCTGCTAAAAAATCTTTTAAGACCAGAAAACAAAAGTCGTCTTCAAAGGCTGAATACAATTTAAGTGCATGCAAATGCCTTCTGTGCAAGAGAAAATATAGTTCACAGATAATGCTGAAAAGGCATATGCAAATTGTTCACAAGATAACTCTTTCTGGAAAGAACtctaaaagagagaaaggacCCAACAATACTACCAATGGCACAGAAATGAAAGTTGAACTAGCAGCTTCTGTAGAACCTTCACCCCCTTCCATTGCGCTTTCTCCACAGAATGAATTAAAGGGAACAAATCattcaaatgagaaaaagaacacatcgtcagcacagaaaaataaggtTAAACAAGACCCTGAAAACCCTAAATCAACCACTAAATCAACCACTAAATCAACCTGCAAATCAACCACTAAATCAGCCCCTAAATCAACTAatacagctgctgcaggtggccAGCAAAAAACCAGGAAGCCAAAACTTTCAGCTGGCTTTGACTTCAAGCAGCTTTACTGTAAACTCTGTAAGCGCCAATTTACGTCTAAACAGAATTTAACAAAACACATTGAATTACACACAGatggaaataatatttatgtTAAATACTACAGGTGTCCACTCTGCTCTTACGAAACACGTCGCAAACGTGATGTGATCAGACACATAACTGTGGTTCATAAAAAGTCACCACGCTACCTTGGGAAAATAACGGCAAGTTTAGAAATAAGAGCAATAAAGAAGCCAATTGATCTTGTTCTAAATAAGGTGACAAAAAGAGGCTCTCAGAAGGACGAAACGAAACAGATTGGTTCAAAACAGGATGTCACCTCTAATTCTCCCAGTAAAAAGTATGAAAGAGCTGATGTTGGCATTGAAGTAAAAGTAACAAAAAACTTCTCTCTGCACCGATGCAGTAAATGTGGGAAAGCATTTGCCAGAAAAGCTTTTCTAGAACATCATAAGAAAACCCACAAAGCAAACATATCTCATTCACCTGAAGAAAGTAAAACCAAAGGCAGAAGTACAAGATCTAAAGCTGTTGTCtg A
- the ZNF800 gene encoding zinc finger protein 800 isoform X5, with product MPLRDKCCQTDHHHHGCCDPVHLLEPGDPPLLQQPLQTSKSGIQQIIECFRSGTKQLKHILLRDVDTIFECKLCRSLFRGLPNLITHKKFYCPPSLQMDDNLPDTKDKQSQAINDLLEAIYPRVDKQEYIITLEPIETNQNAVFQYVSRMDSPDENTESSHIPDHAPVQIQEPSTEQPKTVSAPAPIPAGDTVELPPADPVTNKVISTPEEQPPAVNPDLDSLDNSDYGHQLICCLCRKEFHSRRSVRRHIRKVHKKKMEELKKYIETKKKPNQCSAKGRNKNVLVTLGRSCPVCYKSFATKANVRRHFDEVHRGLRRDSITPDIATKPGQPLFLDTVSAKKSFKTRKQKSSSKAEYNLSACKCLLCKRKYSSQIMLKRHMQIVHKITLSGKNSKREKGPNNTTNGTEMKVELAASVEPSPPSIALSPQNELKGTNHSNEKKNTSSAQKNKVKQDPENPKSTTKSTTKSTCKSTTKSAPKSTNTAAAGGQQKTRKPKLSAGFDFKQLYCKLCKRQFTSKQNLTKHIELHTDGNNIYVKYYRCPLCSYETRRKRDVIRHITVVHKKSPRYLGKITASLEIRAIKKPIDLVLNKVTKRGSQKDETKQIGSKQDVTSNSPSKKYERADVGIEVKVTKNFSLHRCSKCGKAFARKAFLEHHKKTHKANISHSPEESKTKGRSTRSKAVV from the exons gAACGAAACAACTTAAACATATCTTGTTAAGAGATGTGGACACCATTTTTGAGTGTAAATTGTGCCGGAGTCTCTTCAGAGGATTACCAAATTTAATTACTCATAAAAAGTTTTATTGTCCTCCAAGTCTTCAGATGGATGATA ACCTCCCAGATACAAAAGACAAGCAGAGTCAAGCCATAAATGACCTTCTTGAAGCAATCTATCCAAGGGTAGATAAGCAAGAATATATCATTACATTGGAGCCTATAGAAACTAATCAAAATGCTGTATTTCAATATGTGTCAAGGATGGATAGCCCAGATGAGAACACAGAAAGTAGCCATATCCCCGATCACGCTCCAGTACAGATCCAGGAACCCAGCACTGAGCAACCCAAGACTGTTTCAGCTCCAGCCCCAATCCCAGCTGGGGATACCGTAGAATTACCTCCTGCTGATCCTGTTACAAACAAGGTGATATCTACTCCTGAAGAACAGCCACCTGCAGTAAATCCTGACTTGGACTCTCTGGATAATTCTGATTATGGCCACCAGTTGATTTGTTGCCTCTGTAGGAAGGAATTTCATTCAAGACGCAGTGTACGCCGGCACATTCGAAaagtacacaaaaaaaagatggaagaacTAAAGAAGTAtatagaaacaaaaaagaaaccaaaccagtGCTCTGCAAAAGGACGAAATAAGAACGTTCTCGTCACATTAGGTAGAAGTTGTCCTGTGTGTTATAAATCATTTGCCACAAAAGCCAATGTAAGGAGGCATTTTGATGAAGTTCATAGAGGATTAAGAAGGGATTCCATTACTCCTGATATAGCTACAAAGCCTGGGCAACCTTTGTTCTTGGATACAGTTTCTGCTAAAAAATCTTTTAAGACCAGAAAACAAAAGTCGTCTTCAAAGGCTGAATACAATTTAAGTGCATGCAAATGCCTTCTGTGCAAGAGAAAATATAGTTCACAGATAATGCTGAAAAGGCATATGCAAATTGTTCACAAGATAACTCTTTCTGGAAAGAACtctaaaagagagaaaggacCCAACAATACTACCAATGGCACAGAAATGAAAGTTGAACTAGCAGCTTCTGTAGAACCTTCACCCCCTTCCATTGCGCTTTCTCCACAGAATGAATTAAAGGGAACAAATCattcaaatgagaaaaagaacacatcgtcagcacagaaaaataaggtTAAACAAGACCCTGAAAACCCTAAATCAACCACTAAATCAACCACTAAATCAACCTGCAAATCAACCACTAAATCAGCCCCTAAATCAACTAatacagctgctgcaggtggccAGCAAAAAACCAGGAAGCCAAAACTTTCAGCTGGCTTTGACTTCAAGCAGCTTTACTGTAAACTCTGTAAGCGCCAATTTACGTCTAAACAGAATTTAACAAAACACATTGAATTACACACAGatggaaataatatttatgtTAAATACTACAGGTGTCCACTCTGCTCTTACGAAACACGTCGCAAACGTGATGTGATCAGACACATAACTGTGGTTCATAAAAAGTCACCACGCTACCTTGGGAAAATAACGGCAAGTTTAGAAATAAGAGCAATAAAGAAGCCAATTGATCTTGTTCTAAATAAGGTGACAAAAAGAGGCTCTCAGAAGGACGAAACGAAACAGATTGGTTCAAAACAGGATGTCACCTCTAATTCTCCCAGTAAAAAGTATGAAAGAGCTGATGTTGGCATTGAAGTAAAAGTAACAAAAAACTTCTCTCTGCACCGATGCAGTAAATGTGGGAAAGCATTTGCCAGAAAAGCTTTTCTAGAACATCATAAGAAAACCCACAAAGCAAACATATCTCATTCACCTGAAGAAAGTAAAACCAAAGGCAGAAGTACAAGATCTAAAGCTGTTGTCtg
- the ZNF800 gene encoding zinc finger protein 800 isoform X3, producing the protein MPLRDKCCQTDHHHHGCCDPVHLLEPGDPPLLQQPLQTSKSGIQQIIECFRSGTKQLKHILLRDVDTIFECKLCRSLFRGLPNLITHKKFYCPPSLQMDDNLPDTKDKQSQAINDLLEAIYPRVDKQEYIITLEPIETNQNAVFQYVSRMDSPDENTESSHIPDHAPVQIQEPSTEQPKTVSAPAPIPAGDTVELPPADPVTNKVISTPEEQPPAVNPDLDSLDNSDYGHQLICCLCRKEFHSRRSVRRHIRKVHKKKMEELKKYIETKKKPNQCSAKGRNKNVLVTLGRSCPVCYKSFATKANVRRHFDEVHRGLRRDSITPDIATKPGQPLFLDTVSAKKSFKTRKQKSSSKAEYNLSACKCLLCKRKYSSQIMLKRHMQIVHKITLSGKNSKREKGPNNTTNGTEMKVELAASVEPSPPSIALSPQNELKGTNHSNEKKNTSSAQKNKVKQDPENPKSTTKSTTKSTCKSTTKSAPKSTNTAAAGGQQKTRKPKLSAGFDFKQLYCKLCKRQFTSKQNLTKHIELHTDGNNIYVKYYRCPLCSYETRRKRDVIRHITVVHKKSPRYLGKITASLEIRAIKKPIDLVLNKVTKRGSQKDETKQIGSKQDVTSNSPSKKYERADVGIEVKVTKNFSLHRCSKCGKAFARKAFLEHHKKTHKANISHSPEESKTKGRSTRSKAVVWGGEKK; encoded by the exons gAACGAAACAACTTAAACATATCTTGTTAAGAGATGTGGACACCATTTTTGAGTGTAAATTGTGCCGGAGTCTCTTCAGAGGATTACCAAATTTAATTACTCATAAAAAGTTTTATTGTCCTCCAAGTCTTCAGATGGATGATA ACCTCCCAGATACAAAAGACAAGCAGAGTCAAGCCATAAATGACCTTCTTGAAGCAATCTATCCAAGGGTAGATAAGCAAGAATATATCATTACATTGGAGCCTATAGAAACTAATCAAAATGCTGTATTTCAATATGTGTCAAGGATGGATAGCCCAGATGAGAACACAGAAAGTAGCCATATCCCCGATCACGCTCCAGTACAGATCCAGGAACCCAGCACTGAGCAACCCAAGACTGTTTCAGCTCCAGCCCCAATCCCAGCTGGGGATACCGTAGAATTACCTCCTGCTGATCCTGTTACAAACAAGGTGATATCTACTCCTGAAGAACAGCCACCTGCAGTAAATCCTGACTTGGACTCTCTGGATAATTCTGATTATGGCCACCAGTTGATTTGTTGCCTCTGTAGGAAGGAATTTCATTCAAGACGCAGTGTACGCCGGCACATTCGAAaagtacacaaaaaaaagatggaagaacTAAAGAAGTAtatagaaacaaaaaagaaaccaaaccagtGCTCTGCAAAAGGACGAAATAAGAACGTTCTCGTCACATTAGGTAGAAGTTGTCCTGTGTGTTATAAATCATTTGCCACAAAAGCCAATGTAAGGAGGCATTTTGATGAAGTTCATAGAGGATTAAGAAGGGATTCCATTACTCCTGATATAGCTACAAAGCCTGGGCAACCTTTGTTCTTGGATACAGTTTCTGCTAAAAAATCTTTTAAGACCAGAAAACAAAAGTCGTCTTCAAAGGCTGAATACAATTTAAGTGCATGCAAATGCCTTCTGTGCAAGAGAAAATATAGTTCACAGATAATGCTGAAAAGGCATATGCAAATTGTTCACAAGATAACTCTTTCTGGAAAGAACtctaaaagagagaaaggacCCAACAATACTACCAATGGCACAGAAATGAAAGTTGAACTAGCAGCTTCTGTAGAACCTTCACCCCCTTCCATTGCGCTTTCTCCACAGAATGAATTAAAGGGAACAAATCattcaaatgagaaaaagaacacatcgtcagcacagaaaaataaggtTAAACAAGACCCTGAAAACCCTAAATCAACCACTAAATCAACCACTAAATCAACCTGCAAATCAACCACTAAATCAGCCCCTAAATCAACTAatacagctgctgcaggtggccAGCAAAAAACCAGGAAGCCAAAACTTTCAGCTGGCTTTGACTTCAAGCAGCTTTACTGTAAACTCTGTAAGCGCCAATTTACGTCTAAACAGAATTTAACAAAACACATTGAATTACACACAGatggaaataatatttatgtTAAATACTACAGGTGTCCACTCTGCTCTTACGAAACACGTCGCAAACGTGATGTGATCAGACACATAACTGTGGTTCATAAAAAGTCACCACGCTACCTTGGGAAAATAACGGCAAGTTTAGAAATAAGAGCAATAAAGAAGCCAATTGATCTTGTTCTAAATAAGGTGACAAAAAGAGGCTCTCAGAAGGACGAAACGAAACAGATTGGTTCAAAACAGGATGTCACCTCTAATTCTCCCAGTAAAAAGTATGAAAGAGCTGATGTTGGCATTGAAGTAAAAGTAACAAAAAACTTCTCTCTGCACCGATGCAGTAAATGTGGGAAAGCATTTGCCAGAAAAGCTTTTCTAGAACATCATAAGAAAACCCACAAAGCAAACATATCTCATTCACCTGAAGAAAGTAAAACCAAAGGCAGAAGTACAAGATCTAAAGCTGTTGTCtg